One genomic segment of Litorilinea aerophila includes these proteins:
- a CDS encoding BMP family protein produces the protein MRTRTIQWLIPALLMMLLVGCAQMATPAAQPAGQEQAAAQTETEQADTQGVESPPSIALVLIGPKDDNSWAEAAYNALQVQAEQGARTAYSESVADADVARVMREYAEEGFDIIIAHSFSYQDAVFEVAEEYPNVNFAWAGGINRTAPNVADYDQPFYEPSYLVGILAGYLSQTGSLGALYGFDIPVCHAMGEAMLAGAQTVNPDATLTVTAVGDWGDVSAAKEAALAQVDTAGVDFFLGCGEGPTLGSIEAAREAGAYATGYVGDMSELAPDVVLSSIVWNMTPIFQAISDETAAGTFNGPFYRFGVAEGALDVVINPNLADQVPAEATEALEAARQAIIAGELEVPFIPE, from the coding sequence ATGCGCACACGGACGATCCAGTGGTTAATCCCGGCGTTGTTGATGATGCTGTTGGTGGGCTGCGCTCAGATGGCCACTCCCGCGGCCCAGCCAGCCGGCCAGGAGCAGGCGGCCGCCCAGACGGAGACCGAACAGGCGGACACCCAGGGGGTGGAGTCCCCACCCAGCATCGCCCTGGTCCTCATCGGCCCCAAGGACGACAACTCCTGGGCCGAGGCGGCCTACAACGCCCTCCAGGTCCAGGCTGAACAGGGCGCCCGCACGGCCTACTCCGAGTCCGTGGCCGACGCGGACGTGGCCCGGGTGATGCGGGAATACGCGGAGGAGGGCTTCGACATCATCATCGCCCATAGCTTCAGCTACCAGGATGCCGTCTTTGAGGTGGCCGAAGAGTACCCCAACGTGAACTTTGCCTGGGCCGGCGGCATCAACCGCACCGCGCCCAACGTGGCCGACTACGACCAGCCCTTCTATGAGCCTTCCTACCTGGTGGGCATCCTGGCCGGTTACCTGTCCCAGACGGGTAGCCTGGGCGCGCTCTACGGCTTCGACATCCCCGTCTGCCACGCCATGGGTGAGGCCATGCTGGCCGGCGCCCAGACGGTCAACCCGGACGCCACCCTGACCGTAACCGCAGTCGGCGACTGGGGCGACGTCTCCGCGGCCAAGGAGGCCGCCCTGGCCCAGGTGGACACCGCGGGGGTAGACTTCTTCCTGGGCTGCGGCGAAGGACCCACCCTGGGCTCCATCGAGGCGGCCCGGGAGGCCGGCGCCTACGCCACTGGCTACGTGGGCGACATGTCGGAGCTGGCGCCCGACGTGGTGCTCTCCAGCATCGTCTGGAACATGACCCCCATCTTCCAGGCCATCTCCGATGAGACGGCCGCGGGTACCTTCAACGGGCCGTTCTACCGCTTCGGCGTGGCCGAAGGCGCGCTGGATGTGGTCATCAACCCCAACCTGGCTGACCAGGTGCCGGCAGAGGCCACCGAGGCCCTGGAAGCCGCCCGCCAGGCCATCATCGCCGGCGAGTTGGAAGTGCCCTTCATTCCCGAGTAG
- a CDS encoding aromatic ring-hydroxylating dioxygenase subunit alpha — translation MIDDAVLLNDWHPVATVESLRARQVLGVRLLEEDIVLWQAGDQVLAWQDLCIHRGTRLSLGKVEDGTLACPYHGWTYDARGRCVHIPAHPDQVPPAKARVKPYHTRVQYGLIWVCLGEPSQDVPPFPEWDDPSFRKILCGPYPVRASGPRIVENFLDIAHFPFVHEGILGDKAHPEISDYRAEVTPEGVVAQGVQVYQPDPYGTGQGDTVSYTYKALRPLTAYLLKESAGPRFSILLTITPHAATESTAWMWMTMNYGHDIPEEELRSWQDTIFSQDRPILESQRPELLPLDLQAELHLRSDRLAIAYRTWLNQLGLSFGTA, via the coding sequence ATGATCGACGATGCCGTTTTGTTGAACGACTGGCACCCTGTAGCGACGGTGGAGTCGCTGCGCGCGCGCCAGGTGTTGGGCGTGCGCCTGCTGGAGGAAGACATTGTCCTGTGGCAGGCCGGCGATCAGGTCCTGGCCTGGCAGGACCTCTGCATCCACCGGGGTACCCGTCTCTCGCTGGGCAAAGTGGAGGACGGCACCCTGGCCTGCCCCTATCACGGCTGGACCTACGACGCCCGGGGCCGCTGCGTCCACATCCCGGCCCATCCGGACCAGGTTCCCCCGGCCAAGGCCCGGGTCAAACCCTACCACACCCGGGTGCAGTACGGCCTGATCTGGGTCTGCCTGGGTGAACCCAGCCAGGATGTGCCCCCCTTCCCGGAGTGGGATGACCCCTCCTTCCGCAAGATTTTGTGCGGCCCCTATCCCGTCCGCGCCAGCGGCCCCCGCATCGTGGAAAACTTTCTGGACATCGCCCACTTCCCCTTCGTGCACGAGGGGATCCTGGGCGACAAGGCCCACCCCGAGATCTCGGACTATCGGGCCGAGGTCACACCGGAGGGCGTCGTAGCCCAGGGGGTGCAGGTCTACCAGCCGGACCCCTACGGCACCGGCCAGGGCGACACGGTCTCGTACACGTACAAGGCCCTGCGTCCGCTGACCGCCTACCTGCTGAAAGAGTCCGCCGGCCCCCGCTTTTCCATCCTGCTGACCATCACCCCCCACGCAGCCACGGAGAGCACGGCCTGGATGTGGATGACCATGAACTACGGCCACGACATCCCCGAGGAGGAGCTGCGATCCTGGCAGGACACCATCTTCAGCCAGGATCGCCCCATCCTGGAGTCCCAGCGGCCCGAGCTCCTGCCCCTGGACCTGCAGGCCGAGCTGCACCTGCGCTCCGACCGCCTGGCCATCGCCTACCGCACCTGGCTGAACCAGCTGGGGCTGTCCTTCGGTACCGCGTGA
- a CDS encoding aldo/keto reductase, whose product MKQKQLGRTGLSVSIVGLGTAFTGMRTIRAAHVPYEELADSVDEELGVQTVHAALEAGCTLVDTAALYGGGRSERLIGRALRERPDLAARCIVITKVGRTIHGQDYSYDGVLRSVEASLQRLGLDRLSVVYIHDAMGVPMDEVMGRDRALGALRRLQAEKVIDFVGTAADDPRTNADYIETGEFDAAVVPRAWSLLNQYAARRILPAAEKHNVGLVIATPIERGLLATGPQPGNVYYDRNYSPACQAHVGKIQALCQAYQIPLLAAALQWIPRHPQIAASIPGARFPHEAVANAQAAQVPIPDAFWQELEPLIRHWDDCCNFG is encoded by the coding sequence ATGAAACAGAAGCAATTAGGGCGAACCGGCCTTTCGGTCTCCATCGTGGGGCTGGGCACCGCGTTCACGGGCATGCGCACCATCCGGGCAGCCCACGTGCCCTACGAGGAGCTGGCCGACAGCGTGGACGAAGAGCTGGGCGTACAGACGGTCCACGCCGCGCTGGAGGCAGGCTGCACCCTGGTAGACACGGCCGCCCTCTACGGCGGCGGGCGCAGCGAGCGCCTCATCGGGCGAGCCTTGCGGGAACGGCCGGACCTGGCCGCCCGTTGCATCGTCATCACCAAGGTGGGCCGCACCATCCACGGCCAGGACTACAGCTACGATGGCGTGCTGCGGAGTGTGGAAGCCAGCTTGCAGCGCCTGGGCCTGGACCGGCTGTCGGTGGTCTACATCCACGATGCCATGGGCGTGCCCATGGATGAGGTGATGGGGCGGGACCGGGCTCTGGGGGCGCTGCGGCGGCTCCAGGCCGAGAAGGTCATCGACTTTGTGGGGACTGCCGCCGACGACCCCCGCACCAACGCCGACTACATCGAGACCGGTGAGTTCGACGCAGCGGTGGTGCCCCGGGCCTGGAGCCTCCTCAACCAGTACGCGGCCCGGCGCATCCTGCCCGCAGCGGAAAAACACAACGTGGGCCTGGTGATCGCCACCCCCATCGAACGGGGGCTGCTGGCCACCGGACCCCAGCCGGGCAACGTCTACTACGACCGCAACTACAGCCCGGCCTGCCAGGCCCATGTGGGCAAGATCCAGGCGCTCTGCCAGGCCTACCAGATCCCCCTGCTGGCGGCCGCCCTCCAGTGGATTCCCCGCCATCCCCAGATCGCCGCTTCCATCCCCGGCGCCCGCTTCCCCCACGAGGCCGTGGCCAACGCCCAGGCCGCCCAGGTGCCCATCCCCGATGCCTTCTGGCAGGAGTTGGAGCCCCTGATCCGCCACTGGGACGACTGTTGCAACTTTGGGTGA
- a CDS encoding SIMPL domain-containing protein produces the protein MHAFRNRTLVFLSATLLFLVSALGLVAVLGLAPQSELSAVHAQEAAAAQRTITVVGEGKVSIKPDIARAIIGVEVVKPSVKEASAENKAIVEAVLAALQEQGVAEKDIQTSGFSVYAERYGPEGPLAENDLRYRVTNNVNVTIRNLDNVGTLLDAAIEAGANNIFGVEFALDDPSVVEAEARAKAIEDARTKAEDLAQLTGMTVGEVLSVSEIIGSGGGYYASNFSERAAYGLGGGGGAPIAPGELELIMQLQVVYAAQ, from the coding sequence ATGCATGCATTCCGCAACCGTACCCTGGTCTTCCTGTCCGCCACCCTGCTCTTCCTGGTAAGTGCCCTGGGCCTGGTGGCTGTCCTGGGCCTTGCGCCCCAGTCTGAGCTGTCCGCGGTCCACGCCCAGGAGGCTGCAGCCGCCCAGCGCACCATCACCGTGGTGGGCGAGGGCAAGGTCAGCATCAAGCCGGACATCGCCCGGGCCATCATCGGCGTGGAGGTGGTGAAGCCTTCGGTCAAGGAAGCCAGCGCCGAGAACAAGGCCATCGTCGAGGCGGTCCTGGCCGCCCTGCAGGAACAGGGCGTGGCCGAGAAGGACATCCAGACTTCCGGCTTCAGTGTCTACGCCGAGCGCTATGGTCCCGAAGGCCCCCTGGCCGAGAATGACCTGCGCTACCGGGTCACCAATAATGTGAACGTGACCATTCGGAACCTGGACAACGTGGGTACCCTGTTGGACGCGGCCATCGAAGCGGGCGCCAACAACATCTTCGGCGTGGAGTTTGCCCTGGATGATCCCAGCGTGGTAGAGGCGGAAGCCCGGGCCAAGGCCATCGAGGATGCCCGCACCAAGGCGGAGGATCTGGCCCAGCTCACTGGCATGACCGTGGGCGAGGTGCTCAGCGTGAGTGAGATTATCGGCAGCGGCGGTGGCTACTACGCCAGCAACTTCTCTGAACGGGCTGCCTATGGCCTGGGTGGCGGCGGCGGTGCGCCCATCGCTCCGGGCGAGCTGGAGCTTATCATGCAGCTCCAGGTAGTCTACGCCGCGCAGTGA
- the folP gene encoding dihydropteroate synthase has translation MVQSQTQSHTAYIAMGSNLGPRAAHLHAALQAMASFAVVEDTSFLYETPPAYVTDQPDFLNAVCRIRTDLAPAELLAALKSVERRLGRTETVRFGPRVIDLDILFYDDLCLDEEELTLPHPRLAERDFVLRPLCDLVPDLRHPRLQATVQELLQALPPPDMHRVTPVGEQLWRWGEKTYVMGILNATPDSFSGDGLLQDPDPVARAVAQARHFVDAGAHCLDVGGQSTRPQHPVISEEEELARVIPVIQALAGEVPVPISVDTFRASVAKAALGAGASLINDVWGTLLDPAMATVAAQANVPLVVMHNRMPNPDPTYRPVAAQMEAAYRYQDVASDVWSDLDAILARARRAGVPRWHLIVDPGIGFGKTVGQQLALIRRLDELTARGYPLLFGPSRKSFIGKVLGDVPPEERLEGTLATCVLAIDRGADILRVHDVQAVARAARMTDAVVRPAAWQAWS, from the coding sequence ATGGTTCAATCCCAGACCCAATCCCACACTGCCTACATTGCCATGGGCAGCAACCTGGGCCCACGGGCTGCCCACCTCCACGCCGCCCTCCAGGCCATGGCTTCCTTCGCGGTGGTGGAGGATACCTCTTTCCTCTATGAAACGCCGCCGGCCTACGTCACCGACCAACCCGATTTCCTCAACGCCGTCTGCCGCATCCGGACCGACCTTGCGCCGGCCGAGCTGCTGGCCGCGCTCAAGTCGGTGGAACGCCGGCTGGGCCGCACGGAAACGGTCCGCTTCGGCCCCCGGGTCATCGACCTGGACATCCTCTTCTACGACGACCTCTGCCTGGACGAGGAGGAGTTGACCCTCCCCCATCCCCGCCTGGCCGAGCGGGACTTTGTCCTGCGCCCCCTGTGCGACCTGGTGCCCGACCTGCGCCACCCCAGGCTCCAGGCCACAGTCCAGGAGCTGCTCCAGGCGCTGCCGCCCCCCGACATGCACAGGGTCACGCCCGTGGGCGAGCAGCTCTGGCGCTGGGGCGAGAAGACCTACGTCATGGGCATCCTCAACGCCACGCCGGATTCTTTCTCCGGCGACGGCCTGCTCCAGGATCCCGATCCGGTGGCCCGGGCCGTGGCCCAGGCCCGCCACTTCGTGGATGCCGGGGCCCACTGCCTGGACGTGGGCGGCCAGTCCACCCGCCCCCAGCATCCGGTCATCTCCGAAGAGGAGGAACTGGCCCGGGTGATTCCCGTGATCCAGGCCCTGGCCGGGGAGGTCCCGGTGCCCATCTCGGTGGACACCTTCCGGGCTTCGGTGGCGAAGGCGGCCCTGGGCGCGGGCGCCAGCCTGATTAACGACGTGTGGGGCACCCTGCTGGACCCCGCCATGGCCACGGTGGCCGCCCAGGCCAACGTCCCCCTGGTGGTGATGCACAACCGCATGCCCAACCCCGACCCCACCTACCGGCCGGTGGCCGCCCAGATGGAAGCCGCCTACCGCTATCAGGACGTGGCGTCCGACGTCTGGAGCGACCTGGATGCCATCCTGGCGCGGGCGCGGCGGGCGGGTGTCCCCCGCTGGCATCTCATCGTGGACCCGGGCATCGGCTTCGGCAAGACGGTGGGCCAGCAGCTGGCCCTGATCCGCCGGCTGGACGAGCTGACCGCACGGGGCTATCCCCTGCTCTTCGGCCCTTCCCGCAAGAGCTTCATCGGCAAAGTGTTGGGGGACGTCCCCCCGGAGGAGCGGCTGGAAGGGACCCTGGCCACCTGTGTGCTGGCCATCGACCGGGGCGCGGACATCCTGCGGGTGCACGATGTGCAGGCCGTGGCCCGGGCCGCCCGCATGACCGACGCGGTGGTGCGGCCGGCGGCCTGGCAGGCGTGGTCGTGA